The Methylobacterium currus genome contains a region encoding:
- a CDS encoding class-II fumarase/aspartase family protein — protein MTLSALDSALLGPLFATDAMRAVFADEARVAAMLRAEAALARAQAEAGLVPASLAPAIEGIAPKALDPAALGRRTAVSGVPVIPFVKAVQGALPPELEPAFHKATTTQDIADTALVLQVRDALDLVAGDLRAIIEGLSVQARRHRETPCVGRTYGQHAAPVTFGFKAAIWALGIAEVAALLPALRDRVLTASLGGPVGTLAGLGEQAEAVGDGFAEALGLHPDLAPWHTRRARIAETGAWLALLMGALAKFATDVAHLATTEVGEVAEPYVPGRGGSSAMPHKRNPVSSTVILSAFGAAKGVSLTLLDGMAAAHERPAGAWHAEWHALPTLFGLASGALREARSLAQGLVPEPQQMQRNLNLTQGLLFADAAASRLGPVLGAKAAHALVEEAAGAVRDGKGSLQEVLQEALRARPEAAGADLDAAFDLGPAIRAGARTADRALAEVSRLAAFLHSA, from the coding sequence ATGACGCTCTCGGCCCTCGACTCCGCCCTGCTCGGGCCCCTCTTCGCCACGGACGCAATGCGCGCCGTCTTCGCCGACGAGGCCCGGGTGGCGGCGATGCTGCGGGCCGAGGCGGCCCTCGCCCGGGCGCAAGCGGAAGCCGGCCTGGTGCCGGCCTCCCTCGCCCCCGCCATCGAGGGCATCGCCCCGAAGGCGCTCGATCCGGCGGCCCTCGGCCGGCGCACCGCCGTGTCGGGCGTGCCGGTGATCCCCTTCGTCAAGGCGGTGCAGGGCGCGCTTCCCCCGGAGCTGGAGCCCGCCTTCCACAAGGCCACCACCACCCAGGACATCGCCGACACCGCCCTGGTGCTCCAGGTCCGCGACGCCCTCGACCTCGTCGCGGGGGACCTGCGGGCGATCATCGAGGGACTGTCGGTCCAAGCCCGCCGGCACCGCGAGACGCCTTGCGTCGGACGCACCTACGGCCAGCACGCCGCCCCCGTCACCTTCGGCTTCAAGGCGGCGATCTGGGCGCTCGGCATCGCCGAGGTGGCGGCCCTGCTGCCGGCCCTGCGCGACCGGGTGCTGACGGCCTCGCTCGGCGGCCCGGTCGGGACGCTGGCGGGCCTCGGCGAGCAGGCGGAAGCGGTGGGCGACGGCTTCGCCGAGGCGCTCGGCCTGCACCCGGACCTCGCGCCCTGGCACACGCGCCGCGCCCGCATCGCCGAGACCGGCGCGTGGCTCGCCCTGCTGATGGGGGCGCTCGCCAAGTTCGCCACCGACGTCGCGCATCTGGCTACCACCGAGGTCGGGGAGGTGGCCGAGCCCTACGTGCCGGGCCGCGGCGGCTCCTCGGCGATGCCGCACAAGCGCAACCCCGTCTCCTCGACGGTGATCCTCTCCGCCTTCGGCGCCGCCAAGGGCGTGAGCCTCACCCTCCTCGACGGGATGGCGGCGGCGCATGAGCGCCCGGCCGGCGCCTGGCACGCCGAGTGGCACGCCCTGCCGACGCTGTTCGGCCTCGCCTCCGGCGCACTCCGCGAGGCGCGCAGCCTTGCGCAAGGGCTGGTGCCCGAGCCTCAGCAGATGCAGCGCAACCTGAACCTGACGCAAGGCCTGCTCTTCGCGGACGCTGCCGCGAGCCGGCTCGGCCCCGTCCTCGGCGCCAAGGCGGCCCACGCCCTCGTCGAGGAGGCCGCCGGCGCCGTGCGCGACGGCAAGGGCTCGCTCCAGGAGGTCTTGCAGGAGGCCTTGCGCGCCCGGCCCGAGGCGGCGGGCGCCGACCTCGATGCCGCCTTCGACCTGGGCCCCGCCATCCGGGCCGGGGCCCGCACCGCCGACCGGGCGCTGGCGGAAGTCTCGCGCCTCGCCGCCTTCCTGCACTCCGCCTGA
- a CDS encoding 3-keto-5-aminohexanoate cleavage protein translates to MNPVVIAVAITGSVPRKKDNPAVPTTVAEQIESTHQAFEAGATLVHIHVRNDDESPSSDPDKFAAVQEGVRKHCPGMIVQFSTGGRGRDPSARGLSLVHRPDMASLSTGSVNFPSIVYENHATLVNDLAGTMHKNGIRPEIEIFDLSHIHGAKRLIEEGLMDAHPHVQFVMGVKNAMPADEHLLDILLAETRRVIPGATWTAAGIGREQARVMGWALARGADAVRTGLEDNIRVTKDRLAASNAELVSLAAEMVTRHNRRVATPAEARTLLHLTQAA, encoded by the coding sequence ATGAACCCCGTCGTCATCGCCGTAGCGATCACCGGCTCGGTGCCGCGCAAGAAGGACAACCCGGCGGTCCCCACCACCGTCGCCGAGCAGATCGAGTCGACCCACCAGGCCTTCGAGGCCGGCGCCACCCTCGTCCACATCCACGTCCGCAACGACGACGAGTCGCCCTCCTCCGACCCGGACAAGTTCGCCGCCGTCCAGGAGGGCGTGCGCAAGCATTGCCCCGGCATGATCGTGCAGTTCTCGACCGGCGGCCGCGGCCGCGACCCGAGCGCCCGCGGCCTCTCGCTGGTGCACCGGCCCGACATGGCCTCGCTCTCGACCGGCTCGGTCAACTTCCCGAGCATCGTCTACGAGAACCACGCCACCCTGGTGAACGACCTCGCCGGCACGATGCACAAGAACGGCATCCGGCCGGAGATCGAGATCTTCGATTTGTCCCACATCCACGGCGCCAAGCGGCTGATCGAGGAGGGGCTGATGGACGCCCATCCGCACGTGCAGTTCGTGATGGGCGTGAAGAACGCGATGCCGGCCGACGAGCACCTGCTCGACATCCTGCTCGCCGAGACCCGCCGGGTGATCCCGGGCGCGACCTGGACCGCCGCCGGCATCGGCCGCGAGCAGGCCCGCGTGATGGGCTGGGCGCTCGCCCGCGGGGCGGACGCGGTGCGCACCGGCCTTGAGGACAACATCCGGGTGACCAAGGACCGCCTGGCGGCGAGCAATGCCGAGTTGGTCTCGCTGGCCGCCGAGATGGTGACGCGCCACAACCGCCGCGTCGCGACGCCGGCGGAGGCACGCACCCTCCTCCACCTGACGCAAGCGGCCTGA
- the pcaG gene encoding protocatechuate 3,4-dioxygenase subunit alpha, with product MVQPLPVRLQETPSQTAGPYVHIGLIPHQAGFDIFETNFTNVLTGPDTKGERIRIEGRVFDGAGVPVRDVLVEIWQANAAGRYNHPADRQEGKPLDESFRGWGRTGSDFETGVWHFETVKPGPVIGRKGHRPMAPHINLWIAARGINIGLQTRLYFADEAEANADDPVLNLVERGQQRDSLLAKRQERDGKVVYVFDITLQGPNETVFFDV from the coding sequence ATGGTCCAGCCGCTTCCCGTCCGTCTCCAGGAGACGCCGTCCCAGACCGCGGGTCCCTACGTCCATATCGGGCTGATCCCGCACCAGGCCGGCTTCGACATCTTCGAGACCAACTTCACCAACGTGCTCACCGGCCCGGACACGAAGGGCGAGCGCATCCGCATCGAGGGCCGGGTCTTCGACGGCGCCGGCGTCCCGGTGCGCGACGTGCTGGTCGAGATCTGGCAGGCCAACGCCGCCGGCCGCTACAACCACCCGGCCGACCGCCAGGAGGGCAAGCCCCTCGACGAGAGCTTCCGGGGCTGGGGCCGCACCGGCTCCGACTTCGAGACCGGCGTGTGGCACTTCGAGACGGTGAAGCCCGGCCCGGTCATCGGGCGTAAAGGGCATCGCCCGATGGCGCCGCACATCAACCTCTGGATCGCCGCCCGCGGCATCAATATCGGCCTCCAGACCCGGCTCTACTTCGCCGACGAGGCCGAGGCCAATGCCGACGACCCGGTGCTGAACCTCGTCGAGCGCGGCCAGCAGCGCGACAGCCTGCTCGCCAAGCGCCAGGAGCGGGACGGGAAGGTGGTCTACGTCTTCGACATCACCCTCCAGGGTCCGAACGAGACCGTCTTCTTCGACGTGTAA
- a CDS encoding TetR family transcriptional regulator, with protein MDAVTPRPSRTKDPERTKADILAVATEEFAAFGLSGARVDAIAERTRTSKRMIYYYFGGKEGLYLAVLEKAYADIRQVEADLDLGNLAPADAIRRLVEFTFEYDAAHPDFIRLVTIENIHRAEHLSGSETIRGLNLGVIQTITDIIARGQAEGVFRADVDPLDVHLMISALCFFRVSNRHTFGAIFSVDLDAPSLRARHKRMVGDAVIGMLALR; from the coding sequence ATGGACGCCGTCACGCCCCGCCCCTCCCGCACCAAGGATCCCGAGCGGACCAAGGCCGACATCCTGGCGGTCGCGACGGAAGAGTTCGCCGCCTTCGGGCTGAGCGGCGCGCGCGTCGATGCCATCGCGGAGCGCACCCGCACCTCGAAGCGGATGATCTACTACTATTTCGGCGGCAAGGAGGGCCTGTACCTCGCGGTGCTGGAGAAGGCCTACGCCGACATCCGGCAGGTCGAGGCCGACCTCGACCTCGGCAATCTCGCGCCGGCCGACGCCATCCGCCGGCTCGTCGAGTTCACCTTCGAGTACGACGCGGCCCATCCGGACTTCATCCGTCTCGTCACGATCGAGAACATCCATCGGGCCGAGCACCTGTCGGGCTCGGAGACGATCCGCGGGCTCAATCTCGGGGTGATCCAGACCATCACCGACATCATCGCCCGCGGGCAAGCCGAGGGCGTCTTCCGCGCCGACGTCGATCCCCTCGACGTGCACCTGATGATCAGCGCGCTCTGCTTCTTCCGGGTCTCGAACCGCCACACCTTCGGGGCGATCTTCTCCGTCGACCTCGACGCGCCGAGCTTACGCGCCCGCCACAAGCGGATGGTCGGCGACGCGGTGATCGGGATGCTGGCCCTGCGCTGA
- a CDS encoding TonB-dependent receptor, whose product MSKVGSFGAGSVLLAAAVTFAGPSRAEDIALDTIDVASPSPIAAAPSGGAGASGAFPVGVLPVVTTTFSPVTVVTQADIVRQQPRTLGDALFDRPGLSATTYAPGAASRPIIRGLDTSRVRIQENGIGVHDVSDLGEDHAVPINPLIANRIEVIRGPASLRYGSQAIGGVVSAENNRIPTLTPPNGVAGQVTTGYSSVDNGRNAAATVDAAGQSVAFHADAFKTAADSYATPLGIQRNSANESQGGAVGMSYLFDRGFVGLSFSHYDALYQIPGGEAAQSRTRLDPTQDKLQAKGEYRPVDGPIEAVRFWLGGSTYRHNEIGIGDNGIDGIQATFKSREAEGRLEIQHVPVLTSLGTLTGALGLQADRRLIGTSGEAGGLLAPTDSRSNAVYLFEELRLERGLRLQAAGRIEGARSTGTATLFPGDYLPVEGEDPLSYGRRRRFAPKSASFGVLQDLPDGFVASLTGQYVERAPSAFELYSRGPHDATETFEIGDPNLKKERARTIEASIRRAVGPFRLDATGYYTRYTGFIYKRLTGLRCGDDFSSCGSDDELAQVVYSQQNATFAGAEIGSQLDLLPVGNGFAGIEAQYDFVRATFDDGTYVPRIPPHRVGGGVFLRAEGWYARVNLLHAFAHTETAPYETRTPGYDNLRAEVSYTKAFDPAVTGWSEVTLGVQGTNLLNDVIRNSASFKKDEIVLPGRNVRVFLTARF is encoded by the coding sequence ATGAGCAAGGTGGGATCGTTCGGGGCGGGTTCGGTCCTCTTGGCGGCGGCCGTGACCTTCGCAGGGCCTTCGCGCGCCGAGGACATCGCCCTCGACACGATCGACGTCGCCTCGCCGAGCCCGATCGCGGCGGCGCCCTCCGGCGGGGCGGGGGCGTCGGGCGCCTTCCCTGTCGGCGTGCTGCCTGTCGTCACCACCACCTTCTCGCCGGTCACGGTGGTGACCCAGGCCGACATCGTGCGCCAGCAGCCCCGTACCCTGGGCGACGCCCTGTTCGACCGGCCCGGCCTCTCCGCCACCACCTACGCCCCGGGGGCGGCGAGCCGGCCGATCATCCGCGGCCTCGATACGAGCCGGGTGCGGATCCAGGAGAACGGCATCGGTGTCCACGACGTCTCGGATCTCGGCGAGGACCATGCCGTGCCGATCAACCCGCTCATCGCCAACCGCATCGAGGTGATTCGCGGCCCTGCCTCCCTGCGCTACGGCAGCCAGGCGATCGGCGGCGTGGTCTCGGCAGAGAACAACCGCATCCCGACGCTCACTCCGCCGAACGGCGTCGCCGGGCAGGTCACCACCGGCTACTCGTCGGTCGATAACGGCCGCAACGCCGCCGCGACGGTGGACGCAGCCGGCCAATCGGTCGCCTTCCACGCCGACGCGTTCAAGACTGCCGCCGACAGCTACGCCACGCCGCTGGGCATCCAGCGCAACTCCGCGAACGAGTCGCAGGGCGGCGCTGTCGGGATGTCGTACCTGTTCGACCGCGGCTTCGTCGGCCTGTCGTTCAGCCATTACGACGCGCTCTACCAGATCCCGGGCGGCGAGGCCGCCCAGAGCCGCACCCGCCTCGATCCGACCCAGGACAAGCTCCAGGCCAAGGGCGAGTACCGCCCGGTCGACGGGCCGATCGAGGCGGTCCGGTTCTGGCTCGGCGGCTCGACCTACCGCCACAACGAGATCGGCATCGGCGACAACGGCATCGACGGCATCCAGGCGACCTTCAAGAGCCGTGAGGCGGAGGGGCGCCTGGAGATCCAGCACGTGCCGGTGCTCACCAGCCTCGGCACGCTCACCGGCGCGCTCGGCCTCCAGGCCGACCGGCGGCTGATCGGCACCTCGGGCGAGGCGGGCGGCCTCCTGGCGCCGACCGATTCGCGCAGCAATGCCGTCTACCTGTTCGAGGAGCTGCGGCTGGAGCGGGGCCTGCGCCTCCAGGCGGCGGGCCGGATCGAGGGGGCGCGCTCCACCGGCACCGCGACGCTGTTCCCGGGCGACTATCTCCCGGTCGAGGGTGAGGACCCGCTCTCGTATGGACGCCGCCGGCGCTTCGCCCCGAAGAGCGCGAGCTTCGGCGTGCTGCAGGATCTGCCCGACGGCTTCGTCGCCAGCCTCACCGGCCAGTATGTCGAGCGCGCACCGTCCGCCTTCGAACTCTATTCCCGCGGCCCGCACGACGCGACCGAGACCTTCGAGATCGGCGACCCGAACCTGAAGAAGGAGCGCGCCCGCACCATCGAGGCCAGCATCCGCCGCGCCGTGGGTCCCTTTCGCCTCGACGCCACGGGCTACTACACCCGCTACACCGGCTTCATCTACAAGCGCCTGACCGGCCTGCGCTGCGGCGACGACTTTTCGAGCTGCGGCAGCGACGACGAGCTGGCCCAGGTCGTCTACTCGCAGCAGAACGCCACCTTCGCCGGCGCCGAGATCGGCTCGCAGCTCGACCTCCTGCCCGTCGGCAACGGTTTCGCGGGCATCGAGGCACAGTACGACTTCGTGCGCGCCACCTTCGACGACGGCACCTATGTGCCGCGCATCCCGCCCCACCGGGTCGGGGGCGGCGTCTTCCTCCGGGCGGAGGGCTGGTACGCGCGGGTGAACCTGCTCCACGCCTTCGCCCATACCGAGACCGCGCCCTACGAGACGCGCACGCCCGGCTACGACAACCTGCGGGCGGAGGTCAGCTATACCAAGGCCTTCGATCCGGCGGTGACCGGCTGGAGCGAGGTGACGCTGGGCGTGCAGGGCACGAACCTGCTCAACGACGTGATCCGTAACTCGGCCTCGTTCAAGAAGGACGAGATCGTTCTGCCGGGGCGGAATGTCAGGGTGTTCCTGACGGCGCGGTTTTGA
- a CDS encoding threonine aldolase family protein — protein MNFASDNVVGASAPVLEAIVRHNGGAMPAYGADPLTLGLTPRFRALFDHADLAVFPVATGTAANALALSVMVPPFGLCLCHEEAHVMEDECGAPEFYTHGAKLHGLPGPGSKIAPDTLDGFLSGLTRHVKQMPPRALTLSQLTESGQVYTVEEITALSRIAHAHGLTVHMDGARFANALQALGCSPAEMTWRAGIDVLSFGASKNGALAAEAIVVFRPDLAETLEFRRKRAGHILSKGRFLAAQLDAYLADDHWLTNAAHANRMAARLAAGLSEVPGVRLAWPVQGNELFPILPAGLDAALRRGGAVYYDWASRSLPAGEAVREDERMIRLITAFSTTEAEVEEFLALARRA, from the coding sequence ATGAACTTCGCGAGCGACAACGTGGTGGGGGCGAGCGCTCCGGTCCTGGAGGCGATCGTGCGCCACAATGGCGGGGCGATGCCGGCCTATGGCGCCGACCCGCTGACGCTCGGGCTCACCCCGCGCTTTCGCGCGCTGTTCGACCATGCCGACCTCGCGGTGTTCCCGGTCGCCACCGGCACCGCGGCCAATGCGCTGGCGCTGTCCGTGATGGTGCCGCCCTTCGGCCTCTGCCTGTGCCACGAGGAGGCGCACGTGATGGAGGACGAGTGCGGCGCGCCGGAATTCTACACCCACGGCGCCAAGCTGCACGGCCTGCCCGGCCCCGGCAGCAAGATCGCGCCCGACACCCTCGACGGCTTCTTGAGCGGCCTGACCCGGCACGTGAAGCAGATGCCGCCCCGGGCGCTGACCCTGTCGCAGCTCACCGAGAGCGGGCAGGTCTACACGGTCGAGGAGATCACGGCGCTCTCCCGCATCGCCCATGCCCACGGGCTTACCGTCCACATGGACGGGGCGCGCTTCGCCAACGCGCTCCAGGCTCTCGGTTGCTCGCCGGCCGAGATGACCTGGCGCGCCGGGATCGACGTCCTGTCCTTCGGAGCGAGCAAGAACGGCGCGCTCGCCGCCGAGGCGATCGTGGTCTTCCGCCCCGACCTCGCCGAGACGCTGGAATTCCGCCGCAAGCGCGCCGGCCACATCCTGTCGAAGGGCCGCTTCCTCGCCGCCCAGCTCGACGCCTATCTGGCCGACGACCATTGGCTGACGAACGCCGCCCACGCCAACCGGATGGCGGCCCGCCTCGCCGCGGGCCTGTCCGAGGTCCCGGGCGTGCGCCTGGCCTGGCCGGTCCAGGGCAACGAGCTCTTCCCGATCCTGCCGGCCGGGCTCGACGCGGCCCTGCGCCGGGGCGGCGCGGTCTATTACGACTGGGCGAGCCGCAGCCTGCCCGCAGGCGAGGCCGTGCGCGAGGACGAGCGCATGATCCGCCTGATCACCGCCTTCTCGACCACCGAGGCGGAGGTGGAGGAGTTCTTGGCGCTGGCGCGACGGGCGTAA
- a CDS encoding IclR family transcriptional regulator yields MAGSLLRRALDLVELLANHPRGLPLQTIADTLDIPKSGAHRLLAELAEHAYVVQDAETGRYLLTTKFATLGLKHLSRTGVVDIAQSVLNRLADLSGELARLAVVDYPRLVWVAKAQGARTGLRYDGDMGSEARLSTSSTGIAWLASLTDEEALSLVMRQGLGSPEECGPNAPRTVAALMVLVNEARARGYAWVQDTNTPGAAAMAANIVHPQTGRAIGNLSVAGPSLRLTEAQRDAIAPDLLAAAADLSSVGAFSEYLGALGGRTAVMS; encoded by the coding sequence ATGGCCGGCTCCCTCCTGCGGCGCGCCCTGGACCTGGTGGAACTCCTCGCGAACCATCCGCGCGGGCTGCCGCTCCAGACCATCGCCGACACGCTGGATATTCCGAAGAGCGGTGCCCACCGGCTCCTGGCCGAGCTGGCCGAGCACGCTTACGTCGTGCAGGATGCAGAGACCGGCCGCTATCTCCTCACCACCAAATTCGCGACGCTCGGCCTCAAGCACCTCTCGCGCACCGGCGTCGTCGACATCGCCCAGTCGGTGCTCAACCGGCTGGCGGATCTGAGCGGCGAGCTGGCGCGCCTCGCGGTGGTCGATTACCCGCGCCTCGTCTGGGTGGCGAAGGCGCAAGGCGCCCGCACCGGCCTGCGCTACGACGGCGACATGGGCTCCGAGGCAAGGCTCTCGACCAGCTCGACCGGCATCGCGTGGCTGGCGAGCCTCACGGACGAGGAGGCCCTGAGCCTCGTGATGCGCCAGGGCCTCGGCTCGCCCGAGGAATGCGGCCCCAATGCGCCGCGCACGGTCGCCGCCCTGATGGTGCTGGTGAACGAGGCCCGCGCCCGCGGCTATGCCTGGGTTCAGGACACCAACACGCCGGGCGCCGCCGCGATGGCGGCCAACATCGTACATCCGCAGACCGGGCGGGCGATCGGCAACCTGAGCGTCGCCGGGCCGAGCCTGCGCCTCACGGAGGCGCAGCGCGACGCCATCGCGCCGGACCTGCTCGCCGCCGCCGCCGACCTGTCCTCGGTCGGCGCCTTCTCCGAGTATCTCGGGGCGCTCGGCGGCCGAACGGCAGTCATGTCGTGA
- the pcaH gene encoding protocatechuate 3,4-dioxygenase subunit beta: protein MTHADSEFLQRDRSIHPPAFTPDYKTSVLRSPRRAMISLQSSLSEVTGPAFGHSELGPLDNDLILNYAREGEPIGERIFVHGHVRDENGRGIPHTLVEFWQANAGGRYRHRNDRYLAPIDPNFGGCGRTITDENGFYYFRTIKPGPYPWRNNLNSWRPAHIHFSVFGSGFAQRLITQMYFEGDPLIWRDPMVLGIPDRSAAERLIAPLDLGAAVPLDMLAYKFDIVLRGRQQTLFENKLQGN, encoded by the coding sequence ATGACCCACGCCGACAGCGAGTTCCTGCAAAGGGACCGCTCGATCCACCCCCCGGCCTTCACGCCGGACTACAAGACCAGCGTCCTGCGCTCGCCGCGGCGGGCGATGATCTCGCTGCAATCCTCCCTGTCGGAGGTGACCGGCCCGGCCTTCGGCCATTCGGAGCTCGGCCCGCTCGACAACGACCTGATCCTCAACTACGCCCGCGAGGGCGAGCCGATCGGCGAGCGGATCTTCGTCCACGGCCATGTCCGCGACGAGAACGGCCGCGGCATCCCCCACACCCTGGTCGAGTTCTGGCAGGCCAATGCGGGCGGGCGCTACCGCCACCGCAACGACCGCTACCTCGCGCCGATCGACCCGAATTTCGGCGGCTGCGGCCGGACGATCACCGACGAGAACGGCTTCTACTACTTCCGCACGATCAAGCCCGGGCCCTATCCCTGGCGCAACAACCTCAATTCCTGGCGCCCGGCGCATATCCATTTCTCGGTGTTCGGCTCCGGCTTCGCCCAGCGCCTCATCACCCAGATGTACTTCGAGGGCGACCCGCTGATCTGGCGCGACCCGATGGTGCTCGGCATCCCGGACCGCTCGGCCGCCGAGCGGCTGATCGCCCCCCTCGACCTCGGCGCCGCGGTGCCTCTCGACATGCTCGCCTACAAGTTCGACATCGTGCTGCGGGGACGCCAGCAGACGCTGTTCGAGAACAAGCTCCAGGGGAACTGA
- the pcaD gene encoding 3-oxoadipate enol-lactonase: protein MPQIEANGTLLNYELSGPSGAPVVVFSNSLGTSLAMWDPLVPHLRGRYRVLRYDTRGHGASQVRDARIEVEDLAEDLIGLLDALHIPRAHVVGLSLGGMTGQAAASRHPDRVISLTLMATAAFMPSEASWNERAELVRAKGTAAIVEATMTRWFTPDFPASSPDAVAPVRAQFTGTDAAGYAVCCNAIGRMDLRPVLNRIAAPTLVIAGRDDPATPPAMAQEICDGIRHAELVVLPNAAHLLSVEQPAATAAHLLGFLDRHREAPDAATGAVAFEAGLANRKSVLGDAHVERSLKVAGDFAGPWQDFITRTAWGEVWGDPRIPWKTRSFVTLAMMVALGREEEFKLHVRPALRNGVTIPELQALLIQTAIYAGVPAANGAFRWAREVLGEDLA from the coding sequence ATGCCCCAGATCGAGGCCAACGGCACCCTGCTGAACTACGAGCTTTCCGGCCCGAGCGGCGCGCCGGTGGTGGTGTTTTCCAACTCGCTCGGCACCTCGCTGGCGATGTGGGACCCGCTGGTTCCCCATCTCCGCGGCCGCTACCGGGTGCTGCGCTACGACACGCGCGGCCACGGCGCCTCGCAGGTGCGCGACGCGCGCATCGAGGTCGAGGACCTGGCCGAGGACCTGATCGGCCTGCTCGACGCCCTGCACATCCCCCGCGCCCACGTGGTCGGGCTGTCGCTCGGGGGCATGACCGGCCAGGCGGCGGCGAGCCGCCACCCGGACCGGGTGATCAGCCTGACCCTGATGGCCACTGCCGCCTTCATGCCCAGCGAGGCGTCGTGGAACGAGCGCGCCGAGCTGGTGCGGGCCAAGGGCACGGCGGCGATCGTCGAGGCGACGATGACCCGCTGGTTCACGCCCGACTTCCCGGCTTCCTCCCCCGACGCGGTGGCGCCGGTGCGCGCGCAGTTCACCGGCACCGATGCGGCCGGCTACGCGGTCTGCTGCAACGCCATCGGCCGCATGGACCTGCGCCCGGTCCTTAACCGGATCGCCGCCCCGACCCTGGTGATCGCCGGGCGCGACGACCCGGCGACGCCGCCCGCCATGGCGCAGGAGATCTGCGACGGCATCCGCCACGCCGAGCTGGTGGTGCTGCCGAACGCCGCCCATCTGCTTTCCGTCGAGCAGCCGGCCGCCACCGCCGCCCATCTCCTCGGCTTCCTCGACCGGCACCGCGAGGCGCCCGACGCCGCCACCGGGGCGGTGGCCTTCGAGGCGGGGCTCGCCAACCGCAAGAGCGTGCTCGGCGATGCCCACGTGGAGCGCTCGCTGAAGGTCGCCGGTGACTTCGCCGGGCCGTGGCAGGACTTCATCACCCGCACCGCCTGGGGCGAGGTCTGGGGCGATCCGCGCATCCCGTGGAAGACCCGCTCCTTCGTGACGCTGGCCATGATGGTGGCGCTCGGCCGCGAGGAGGAGTTCAAGCTCCATGTCCGCCCGGCCCTGCGCAACGGCGTCACCATCCCTGAGTTGCAGGCGCTGCTGATCCAGACCGCGATCTATGCCGGCGTGCCGGCGGCGAACGGCGCCTTCCGCTGGGCCCGCGAGGTGCTGGGAGAGGATCTCGCCTGA
- a CDS encoding DMT family transporter, with protein MRGGGGLRETGQRETLTGIALMVSAVAGFASIDASAKFLSGTMSPMLIVAVRYLVSFVIVAVFLAARRDIVGLMRTRKPGLQVLRSLCLVTATMCSFVALRYLPLAQVTSITFASPLVVALIAGPLLGERVGWRRTAAVLVGFSGVLVVSRPGVSGMHPAALLAVVTALVNGVYIVVTRMLAAYDPPETTMFYTGLVGSVLTAPFLPFLWETPTETSTWLGILSVGFFGALGHWLLILAHRRAPASTLAPFAYAHLLWAVLLGFLIFGHLPDHWTVIGGAVVAASGLYLLYHERPRVTPPGEEGAV; from the coding sequence ATGCGCGGCGGCGGAGGCCTGCGGGAGACGGGCCAGCGGGAGACCCTGACCGGCATCGCCCTGATGGTGAGCGCGGTGGCGGGCTTCGCCTCCATCGATGCCTCGGCGAAGTTCCTGAGCGGGACGATGAGCCCGATGCTGATCGTGGCCGTGCGCTACCTCGTCAGCTTCGTGATTGTGGCGGTGTTTCTCGCCGCGCGGCGCGACATCGTCGGGCTGATGCGCACGCGAAAGCCCGGGCTTCAGGTGCTGCGCTCCCTGTGCCTGGTGACCGCCACGATGTGCTCGTTCGTGGCGCTCCGCTATCTGCCGCTGGCGCAGGTGACCTCGATCACCTTCGCCTCGCCCCTGGTGGTGGCGCTGATCGCCGGTCCGCTCCTCGGCGAGCGGGTCGGCTGGCGGCGGACGGCCGCGGTGCTGGTCGGGTTCTCCGGCGTGCTGGTAGTGAGCCGCCCGGGCGTCTCGGGGATGCACCCGGCGGCGTTGCTCGCAGTGGTGACCGCCCTCGTCAACGGGGTCTACATCGTGGTGACGCGGATGCTCGCCGCCTACGATCCGCCCGAGACCACGATGTTCTATACTGGCCTCGTCGGCTCGGTGCTGACCGCGCCGTTCCTGCCCTTTCTGTGGGAGACGCCGACGGAGACCTCGACCTGGCTCGGCATCCTCTCGGTCGGCTTCTTCGGGGCGCTCGGGCATTGGCTCCTGATCCTCGCCCATCGCCGCGCCCCGGCCTCGACGCTCGCGCCCTTCGCCTATGCCCACCTGCTCTGGGCGGTGCTCCTCGGCTTCCTGATCTTCGGCCACCTGCCGGACCACTGGACGGTGATCGGCGGCGCGGTGGTGGCGGCCTCGGGGCTGTACCTGCTCTACCACGAGCGCCCGCGGGTCACGCCGCCGGGAGAGGAGGGGGCAGTGTGA